From a region of the Aeoliella mucimassa genome:
- the tatA gene encoding twin-arginine translocase TatA/TatE family subunit, whose amino-acid sequence MSAIGPWQLLIVLAVVLLLFGNRLPLLARSLGQSLTEFKKGVKEIDDKSDEKETSH is encoded by the coding sequence ATGTCCGCTATTGGCCCTTGGCAACTCCTGATCGTCTTGGCCGTTGTGCTATTGCTGTTTGGCAATCGTCTTCCGCTGCTTGCTCGCTCGTTGGGGCAAAGCCTTACCGAGTTTAAGAAGGGCGTGAAGGAAATCGACGACAAGTCGGACGAGAAGGAAACCTCGCACTAA
- a CDS encoding Sec-independent protein translocase subunit TatA/TatB — protein MFGIGNTELIIIGVVALLLFGSRLPEVARSLGKSLTEFKKGVQGLQDEFHDAASTESSTPSIDYDQQEASAPKFEPPTAPPQDEKEKVEAAH, from the coding sequence ATGTTTGGCATTGGCAATACCGAGCTCATTATCATCGGCGTCGTGGCACTGCTGCTGTTCGGCAGTCGCCTGCCCGAAGTAGCTCGCTCACTGGGCAAGAGCCTCACTGAATTCAAGAAGGGCGTGCAGGGACTCCAGGATGAGTTCCACGACGCGGCAAGCACCGAGTCGTCGACCCCGAGCATCGACTACGACCAGCAAGAAGCCTCGGCTCCCAAGTTCGAGCCCCCGACCGCTCCCCCGCAGGACGAGAAGGAAAAAGTCGAGGCTGCCCACTAA
- a CDS encoding helix-turn-helix transcriptional regulator: MSQLVDQLDVSRSVVERRFRKWLGHSPQQEIRRTQIRRVKELLRDTNLTLAKIASLTGFEHTEYMTVVFKRFTGDPPSAYRQRVAGDCRRHYQQTVHRRELLCNHNDALINAGRELLRSGKNSRDRFFVILKRLQKAFSLRTIVGCHSYTVVRMGARLQLVDNVSYG; the protein is encoded by the coding sequence ATGAGCCAACTCGTCGATCAATTGGACGTGTCGCGAAGCGTGGTCGAGCGACGCTTTCGCAAGTGGCTAGGTCACTCACCCCAGCAAGAAATACGACGAACACAGATCCGGCGCGTGAAAGAGTTGCTCCGCGACACAAATCTCACGCTTGCCAAAATCGCTAGCCTGACCGGCTTCGAACATACCGAGTACATGACCGTGGTCTTTAAGCGTTTCACCGGCGATCCGCCGAGTGCGTACCGGCAAAGAGTCGCGGGGGATTGCCGCCGACATTATCAGCAGACTGTTCACCGTCGTGAGTTGCTTTGCAATCACAACGACGCACTCATCAACGCCGGTAGAGAGCTTTTGCGAAGTGGTAAGAATAGTAGGGATCGTTTTTTCGTTATCCTGAAACGTCTTCAGAAAGCGTTCTCCCTCCGGACCATCGTCGGCTGTCACTCGTACACAGTAGTCCGGATGGGTGCTCGACTTCAACTGGTTGATAATGTCTCGTATGGTTAG
- a CDS encoding XylR family transcriptional regulator, giving the protein MKRKPRVAILVESATTYGRAIIAGIARHQRSHSPWSTYMDERELGAAPPTWLLKRQWDGIICRATNPALAKAIAKQAIPTVDLNDLYDDLGLPHIQSDMSTIGCAAAQHLYERGFRNFAFCGFVNEKWSSERLEGFESQLHDYHCTCEVYQSAWRGATAPEWDADQERIAEWLLRLPKPLGVAACNDVRGQHVLNACMDAGVFVPEQVAVVGVDNNELLCNFCNPPLSSVVPDAESVGYEAASWLDALMGGRRRQPGNWLLHWEWSRAIRPTR; this is encoded by the coding sequence ATGAAACGGAAACCGCGAGTAGCGATCTTGGTGGAATCGGCGACCACTTACGGGCGGGCGATCATCGCTGGCATTGCCCGCCATCAGCGGTCGCACAGCCCGTGGTCGACCTACATGGACGAGCGGGAACTCGGGGCAGCCCCTCCGACGTGGCTCCTAAAACGGCAGTGGGATGGCATCATCTGTCGGGCGACCAATCCAGCGTTGGCCAAAGCGATTGCGAAGCAGGCCATTCCCACGGTAGACCTCAACGATCTGTACGATGACCTTGGGCTGCCGCACATCCAGTCCGACATGAGTACGATCGGTTGCGCGGCGGCTCAGCATCTTTACGAGCGTGGCTTTCGTAACTTTGCTTTTTGTGGTTTCGTCAACGAGAAATGGTCGAGTGAGCGCTTGGAGGGATTCGAGTCGCAATTGCACGACTATCACTGCACGTGCGAAGTTTATCAATCGGCATGGCGGGGGGCTACTGCTCCGGAATGGGATGCCGATCAGGAGCGCATTGCCGAGTGGCTGCTAAGATTGCCAAAACCGCTCGGCGTAGCGGCATGCAACGACGTGCGAGGCCAGCATGTGCTGAACGCGTGCATGGACGCAGGCGTGTTTGTGCCAGAGCAAGTGGCCGTGGTCGGAGTCGACAACAACGAGTTGCTCTGCAACTTCTGCAATCCACCCTTGTCGAGCGTGGTGCCCGATGCCGAATCGGTAGGCTACGAAGCCGCCAGTTGGTTGGACGCATTGATGGGGGGGAGGAGACGCCAGCCCGGCAACTGGTTGCTCCATTGGGAGTGGTCACGCGCCATTCGTCCGACGCGTTAG